From Alloacidobacterium dinghuense:
TTCAAAACCTATTGTTCCAGATCTGGATTAACTGAGATTTTTGCCCGTGGGGTTAAGTCTGGACGGCCGAGTCCCTTGACATGGAAGGCAGTCCCGGCAATCCTAAGAGATTCCTACGCCGTTTGATTCTTATTTTGGAGCACCCAGATCTTGAAGGTACGTGTTTTCTATCACGACAAGTGTTTTGATGGAGCCTGCTCGGCTTCGCTTTTCGCTCGCTTTCACCGCGAGTGCATCGTCCGCGACGCCGAATATAGCTACCACGGGCTTGTGCATCGCGCGGGTGCTCTGTTCAACGTGGCTGATTTCATCGGGGACGAGAACGCCATTGTCGACTTCAAATATTCCGCGTCGCCCAAAATCACGTGGTGGTTCGATCATCATCTGAGCGCCTTCCTCACGCCGGAAGACCATCAGGATTATTTACAGGGCATGGCCAATGGCAAGTACCCCAATCGCCGATTCTATGACCCTGATTACACCTCATGCACAAGCTTTTTGGCGCATATCGCCGAGACGAAGTTCGGCTTTGATGCTGCGCCTGTTGCTGAGCTGGTGAAATGGGCTGATATCGTTGACGGCGCACTCTACAAGAGTCCACAAGTGGCGGTGGAGATGGCCGAGCCGGCGATGAAGTTGACACTTATCATCGAATCGACGCAGGATTCCGCCTTTGTTCCGCGCTTGATTCCGCTTCTCACCGAAATGTCGCTGGCGGAGGTCTTGGAGCAGCCATTCGTTGCCGAATTATTGCCGCCACTTCTTGATCGGCATCAGGAGGCGCTGAAACTCATACGTGAACGGTCCGAGTCGCAAGATGGGACGATTTACTTCGACATCTCCGATCATCAGCTTGAGGGATACAACAAATTCATTCCGTACTACCTTCATCCTGAGGCGACGTATTCTATCGGTCTCTCAAAGTCGAGCTTCCGCACGAAGGTTGCCGTGGGCTCCAACCCCTGGACGAAAGCCAAGCCGGAAGAGATGGTCAACCTGGCCACGATTTGCGAGCGCTATGGAGGCGGAGGCCATGCGCGCGTCGGCGCTATCAGCTTTCCGCCGGACAAGAGCGATGTCGCGCGCAAGGCGGCGGCTGAGATTGTCGCCGACTTGCGCGCGCATAACCCGGGCAAGTGATCGATGGTTGCGCGATCTGGAACGTGGGCGCTCGCTGCGATCCTTTGCACAATCAGCGCAGGTGCTTTTGGACAGAGCTGGGTCATTGGGCCATTTCTGCGGCCTGCCAGCGGCAATCCAGTGATTACTCCGAATCCCGCCTCAAGCTTCGACGATCCCATACGCCACGCAGCTGTGCACTGGGAAGCTCTTCACACCTTCAATCCAGCAGCTGTTGTTCGCGACGGTAAAGTCTACGTCCTCTATCGTGCAGAGGACGATTCGGGCGAGATGCAGATCGGTATGCACACTTCGCGTCTCGGACTGGCCGAGAGCAGCGACGGTATTCACTTCACGCGCAGCGCGACACCGGTCTTCTATCCGGCAGAAGACACGCAGAAGGATCGTGAATGGCCGGGAGGTGTGGAAGACCCGCGCATCGTCGAATCAGAAGATGGGACTTATGTCCTAACCTACACGCAATGGAACCGAAGGACCTACTCGGTTGGGATTGCAACATCTCGCGACCTGTTGCACTGGACGAAATTCGGGCCGGCCTTTGGCAACGCTGCGCATGGCAGATATGCGAATCTGAAGTACAAATCTGCCGGAATTGTTACCGAGGTTCACAAAGATCGCCTCGTTGCTGCGCGCATTCACGGCAAGTACTGGATGTATTGGGGTGAAGGGGCCATTCACCTGGCCACGTCGACCGATCTGATCCTTTGGACGCCAGTGGAGAATGCACACGGCCAGCCCATCGAACTTTTGCGCCCGCGCGCAGGACACTTCGACAGCACCTTTCCTGAAACCGGACCTCCGCCTGTCCTGACGAAGGCCGGAATTGTGGTCGTTTATAACGGCAAGAATGCCGTTGAAGGCGGCGATGCGGCGATTGGACCAAATGCTTACGCCGCAGGCGAGGCGCTGTTCTCGGCGTCTGATCCAAGACGCTTGCTGGCGCAGACAGACGCGCCGGTTCTGAAACCTGAGCTGCCTTACGAGAGAACAGGGCAGTACGCGGCCGGTACTACGTTTGCGGAGGGGATGGTCTTCTTCCACAAACAATGGTTTCTGTATTATGGCTGTGCAGACTCATTCGTGGCTGTGGCCATTGCTCGTTTCAACAAGTAATTCATCCAATTCAATTTAACTTCTATCCAACGTGCAGGAGGGGTCTATGCATGTAGTTTTATTTGGCACTACCGGAATGATCGGCAGTCGTGTGTTGGCGGAGTTGCTTTCACGTGGACACATAGTGACGGCAGTGGCACGCGACGTTTCGCGCGTTTCGAATGAGCCCAACGTAAAGGCCGTGAGGGGTGATGTGTTGAACTCCGCAGAAGTAGCGGAGATCGCAAAAGGCTCCGATGCGGTGATCAGTTCTTATAGTCCCGGAACGAACACGGAACTCATTGTTGACGCAACCAGGTCCCTCATTGCCGGGCTGGACCGGGCTCGAGTGAAACGCTTCATTGAAGTTGGTGGTGCGGGCAGTCTGTTTGTTGCGCCGAATGTGCGGCTTATCGATGCTCCGAATTTCCCCGATGAGTATAAAGCGATTGCTATTGCTCACGCAGACGCGCTTGAAGTGCTGCGAAAATCCGATCTGGATTGGACCTACTTCAGTCCGGCGGCGTTCATTCAGCCGGGCGAACGGACCGGCAAGTTTCGTTTAGCTGGTGACACGCTTGTGGCGGATGACAAAGGCAACAGCCGGATTTCTGCCGAAGACTATGCCATTGCGTTAGTCGACGAGTTGGAAAATCCCAAGCACATTCGGCAGCGCTTCACCATCGGATACTGATTCGTTCGTAAAGCCCATGGTCTGCTACTTGCCGGCAGCTGTTGGGGCTTTGCGGCTGGGCCAATCGGGTGTACGTTTTTCAAGGAAGGCCCGCACACCTTCCTTGAAGTCTTCTGTCACGCGGGCTTCGGCGTTTGCTGCAATGGCGGCTTCGATCTCGGCATCGAGATGATGGTTGGCGTAGTAGTTGAGCAACCGCTTGGTGGCGTGCATTGCTTCTGGGCTGTTTCGCAGCAGATCTCGCGCCAGTTTTCGCGCCTCGGGTATTAAGTCCTGCTCACCCACAATGCGGGTCACAAGTCCGAGTTCATGCGCCTCTTCTGCCTTGATCAATCGTCCGGTCAGCAGCAGGTCGCGTGTGCGCTTGTCGCCAATCTGGCGTAGGAGAAATGAAGAAACGATGGCAGGGATGAAGCCAATTTTTACTTCTGTGTAGCCAAATTTCGCTTCAGGGACGGAGAGCGTGAAGTCGCAGATCGTGGCCAGGCCCATGCCTCCGGCGATGGCCGCGCCGTTCACGGCGGCAATGGTGGGTTTCTGCACATTGTGCAACGTGCGCATCACCCGGGCTATGTTTTCCGAATCGGCCCGATGCTCGTCGCGTGTCTTGGCCGTCATCGTCTCAAGGTTGTCGAGATCGAGACCGGCGCAGAATGCTGATCCGGCTCCGGTAAGAATGATTACGCCATGATGTGAGTCCGATGCCCCTTCGAGCGCCTCAGTCAGCTCGTGAATCATCTGCGGATTCAGCGCGTTCCGCCGCTCCGGGCGGTTCAAGGTGATTGTCAGTACGCCTTCTTCAGCGTGCGTACGCAAAGTTTGATGATGGCCCATCGTTCGTTCCTCGGAAACAAAGCAGTGTACACGCGAGAGTGGTGCGCAATCTATTGCCGAGTAGGGCCGAACTTTCCAGCGATGCCGTGGCTTGCGGCAAGGAGTCCGTCTAACGGCTGCAGAGCAGGTAGTTCCGCTCCATGACGTTCGAGTTCAGCTACAGCCATCTCGGTGGCGATGTTACCGACCAGCGCATCCTGGGCAAAAGGGCAGCCACCGAGTCCGCCGATGGCCATGTCGAAGCGTCGGCAACCTGCACGATATGCCGCGCTTACTTTCGCCGCTACCTCTTCCGGGCGCGCATGCAAATGCACGCCGATTTCGAGAGTGTCGCTGGCCGAGAGCACAGCGC
This genomic window contains:
- a CDS encoding phosphoesterase, translated to MKVRVFYHDKCFDGACSASLFARFHRECIVRDAEYSYHGLVHRAGALFNVADFIGDENAIVDFKYSASPKITWWFDHHLSAFLTPEDHQDYLQGMANGKYPNRRFYDPDYTSCTSFLAHIAETKFGFDAAPVAELVKWADIVDGALYKSPQVAVEMAEPAMKLTLIIESTQDSAFVPRLIPLLTEMSLAEVLEQPFVAELLPPLLDRHQEALKLIRERSESQDGTIYFDISDHQLEGYNKFIPYYLHPEATYSIGLSKSSFRTKVAVGSNPWTKAKPEEMVNLATICERYGGGGHARVGAISFPPDKSDVARKAAAEIVADLRAHNPGK
- a CDS encoding glycoside hydrolase family 130 protein, translating into MVARSGTWALAAILCTISAGAFGQSWVIGPFLRPASGNPVITPNPASSFDDPIRHAAVHWEALHTFNPAAVVRDGKVYVLYRAEDDSGEMQIGMHTSRLGLAESSDGIHFTRSATPVFYPAEDTQKDREWPGGVEDPRIVESEDGTYVLTYTQWNRRTYSVGIATSRDLLHWTKFGPAFGNAAHGRYANLKYKSAGIVTEVHKDRLVAARIHGKYWMYWGEGAIHLATSTDLILWTPVENAHGQPIELLRPRAGHFDSTFPETGPPPVLTKAGIVVVYNGKNAVEGGDAAIGPNAYAAGEALFSASDPRRLLAQTDAPVLKPELPYERTGQYAAGTTFAEGMVFFHKQWFLYYGCADSFVAVAIARFNK
- a CDS encoding NAD(P)-dependent oxidoreductase; the protein is MHVVLFGTTGMIGSRVLAELLSRGHIVTAVARDVSRVSNEPNVKAVRGDVLNSAEVAEIAKGSDAVISSYSPGTNTELIVDATRSLIAGLDRARVKRFIEVGGAGSLFVAPNVRLIDAPNFPDEYKAIAIAHADALEVLRKSDLDWTYFSPAAFIQPGERTGKFRLAGDTLVADDKGNSRISAEDYAIALVDELENPKHIRQRFTIGY
- a CDS encoding enoyl-CoA hydratase/isomerase family protein produces the protein MGHHQTLRTHAEEGVLTITLNRPERRNALNPQMIHELTEALEGASDSHHGVIILTGAGSAFCAGLDLDNLETMTAKTRDEHRADSENIARVMRTLHNVQKPTIAAVNGAAIAGGMGLATICDFTLSVPEAKFGYTEVKIGFIPAIVSSFLLRQIGDKRTRDLLLTGRLIKAEEAHELGLVTRIVGEQDLIPEARKLARDLLRNSPEAMHATKRLLNYYANHHLDAEIEAAIAANAEARVTEDFKEGVRAFLEKRTPDWPSRKAPTAAGK